One Leptospira wolbachii serovar Codice str. CDC genomic region harbors:
- a CDS encoding DUF5018 domain-containing protein — protein MLLKWATSDYSQTCGKTYLPSLPKEILEYSIPSLGTKGLIRDNQIVITSETITSIASYVAQFKTNGVSVTVNGVEQISGVTSNSYAIPLRYTVKAVDGSTNEYTVQMVAPRVLGGGSLRLWFKADQLTLNDGDGIATWTDVSGYGNHIVQANTIQRPVFRMNQVKGYPVAEFRSSNTSRMDLSSGAVGLYVTNSGSVFFVMRLVNTVTGGITLLNLHGGQGREISIEHPNPEYLVCRNGYSCITVSALPILKSHFLAIGSVQVLSSTVSEYWNGIVKGQVPVVHDYSGGSPANTLYLGNGNLDADIAEVLFFNTDLTETDVQKLFFYLNTKYGLSPL, from the coding sequence TTGCTGTTAAAGTGGGCAACCTCCGATTATAGCCAAACTTGTGGCAAAACCTATTTACCTTCGCTCCCAAAGGAGATTTTAGAGTATTCCATTCCCAGTCTTGGTACCAAGGGATTGATTCGCGATAATCAAATTGTTATTACTTCCGAAACCATTACTTCGATTGCTTCCTATGTTGCTCAATTCAAAACAAATGGAGTCTCTGTAACAGTAAATGGCGTCGAACAAATTAGCGGAGTTACTTCAAACTCTTATGCAATACCGTTGAGATACACTGTCAAAGCGGTCGATGGTAGTACCAACGAATATACTGTCCAAATGGTTGCACCACGTGTTCTCGGTGGTGGTTCCCTACGACTTTGGTTTAAGGCTGACCAGCTAACATTAAATGATGGGGATGGAATAGCAACTTGGACTGATGTTAGTGGGTATGGGAATCATATTGTTCAAGCAAATACCATCCAAAGACCTGTGTTTCGAATGAACCAGGTCAAGGGATATCCGGTAGCCGAATTCAGAAGTTCAAATACATCGCGTATGGATTTATCATCTGGAGCGGTTGGGTTGTATGTAACTAATAGCGGAAGTGTTTTTTTTGTGATGAGATTAGTGAATACAGTTACAGGTGGAATAACGTTGTTAAACCTTCACGGCGGGCAGGGACGTGAAATTAGTATCGAACATCCAAATCCAGAATATTTGGTTTGTAGAAATGGCTATAGTTGCATTACAGTATCAGCATTACCAATCCTAAAATCACATTTTTTAGCAATTGGCTCTGTTCAGGTATTGTCTTCGACTGTAAGCGAATACTGGAATGGAATTGTGAAAGGACAGGTCCCCGTTGTTCATGATTATTCCGGTGGTAGTCCCGCTAATACTCTTTATTTAGGAAATGGAAATCTCGATGCCGATATCGCAGAAGTTTTATTCTTCAATACTGATCTGACGGAAACGGATGTTCAGAAATTGTTTTTTTATCTGAATACGAAGTATGGGCTTTCGCCGTTGTAG
- the atpB gene encoding F0F1 ATP synthase subunit A, with the protein MYLRAISVENKSKYRFFLSFLLVFSLSFTNLFANDSEGHSSDEGFDFSEVMAHHLGDAPVFPLNFGGTIVTEGQPGFDAENHDVFINHDGVKYHYLGGLDLHITKRVTMMWIACFFMFIVFIPAANLISRNPKKVHNKFTSGVEAFVSYLKENVVDASLDHHGHSYYHYIFSLFFFILFCNLFGLVPSVGELTVAASDALVAVGLFEHTPHALHTFGQVWSGITPTGDISVTLSLASLTLLTIYGTAFSYQGISFVAHAVPKGVPLPLWPLMWVLEFVVTHVARSFALTMRLLANMTAGHVMILALLGFIFMSESWFIAPVSVLSSVLIYFLELLVAFLQAFIFSLLTSVFIGTVMHRH; encoded by the coding sequence TTGTATTTGCGAGCTATTTCAGTGGAAAATAAGTCTAAATATCGGTTTTTTTTATCTTTTTTATTAGTTTTTTCCCTTAGTTTTACGAATCTTTTTGCCAATGATTCGGAAGGGCACAGCTCTGATGAGGGCTTCGATTTCAGCGAGGTCATGGCGCACCACTTAGGTGATGCCCCTGTGTTCCCGCTGAACTTTGGTGGAACCATCGTCACGGAAGGTCAACCTGGCTTTGATGCAGAAAACCATGATGTCTTCATCAACCATGATGGCGTGAAGTATCATTACTTAGGTGGACTCGACCTTCACATTACCAAACGAGTGACCATGATGTGGATCGCTTGTTTTTTTATGTTCATCGTTTTTATTCCCGCAGCCAATTTGATTTCCAGGAATCCAAAAAAGGTTCATAACAAATTCACTTCTGGTGTAGAGGCTTTTGTTTCTTACCTAAAAGAAAATGTTGTGGATGCATCTCTCGATCACCACGGACATTCTTACTACCATTACATCTTCTCTTTGTTTTTCTTTATCCTTTTTTGTAACCTCTTTGGACTCGTTCCTTCTGTGGGTGAGCTTACGGTCGCAGCATCGGATGCACTAGTTGCTGTAGGATTGTTTGAACACACTCCGCATGCACTCCATACTTTCGGTCAAGTATGGTCAGGAATCACTCCTACAGGTGACATCAGTGTCACACTTTCCTTAGCATCTTTAACTTTACTTACTATTTATGGAACCGCATTCTCCTACCAAGGAATTTCCTTCGTAGCACATGCCGTACCCAAGGGAGTTCCCCTCCCACTCTGGCCACTCATGTGGGTTTTAGAGTTTGTAGTCACTCACGTTGCGCGCTCTTTTGCGTTAACCATGAGGTTACTTGCTAACATGACTGCGGGACACGTTATGATCCTTGCATTACTTGGGTTTATCTTTATGAGTGAAAGTTGGTTCATTGCACCAGTCTCTGTACTCAGTTCGGTGCTCATTTACTTTTTAGAACTTCTTGTAGCCTTTTTACAAGCGTTCATTTTCTCTCTGCTCACGTCCGTCTTCATCGGGACTGTGATGCATAGACATTAA
- the atpE gene encoding ATP synthase F0 subunit C, whose translation MEFGLGYIAVGLAAGLALLGAGIGIGRIGGSVAESISRQPEAAGKIQLVLYVAAGMIEGAALFAVVIALLIALKLNGSIDKTIGAGATKVEQGQ comes from the coding sequence ATGGAATTCGGTTTAGGATACATCGCAGTAGGACTCGCAGCAGGACTTGCATTACTTGGTGCAGGAATCGGTATTGGTAGAATTGGTGGATCAGTGGCAGAAAGCATTAGCCGCCAACCAGAAGCAGCGGGAAAGATCCAACTCGTTCTTTACGTAGCAGCAGGTATGATTGAAGGGGCAGCACTTTTCGCAGTGGTGATCGCTCTTCTTATCGCGCTCAAACTCAATGGCTCAATTGATAAAACAATTGGTGCTGGTGCCACTAAAGTAGAACAAGGACAATAG
- a CDS encoding MarR family winged helix-turn-helix transcriptional regulator yields MKIYRPLLAAVGLTYPQYLVMLVLWEEEENTVSGLGERLQLDSGTLTPLLKRLEQSGLIQRKRNPDDERVVIVSLTKNGKQLREKAKAIPEQIFCLSGIEEKQAFQLKEILDQFASI; encoded by the coding sequence ATGAAAATCTACCGTCCGCTACTTGCGGCGGTGGGACTCACGTATCCACAATACCTTGTTATGTTGGTTCTTTGGGAAGAAGAGGAAAACACTGTTAGCGGGCTTGGAGAACGATTACAATTAGATTCGGGAACATTGACACCATTATTAAAACGATTGGAACAAAGTGGGTTGATCCAACGAAAGAGAAATCCTGATGATGAACGTGTTGTGATTGTTAGTCTCACAAAAAATGGAAAACAATTGCGAGAAAAAGCAAAAGCCATCCCGGAGCAAATTTTTTGTTTATCTGGTATTGAGGAAAAGCAAGCATTTCAACTAAAAGAAATTTTGGATCAATTTGCTTCTATCTAA
- a CDS encoding ammonium transporter produces MKIQLVLRPLLVCLLFLLPGFLAAEGEIPAPAAIDKSDTAWMLVSSAFVFFMIPGLALFYGGIVRSKNVLSTMMHSFVAIIVMTLQWTIFGYSFAFSGDNPYIGNFDLVFLNGIDIDSVKGSIPTYVHFLFQGMFAIITPALISGAIAERIKLSAYVVFIIVWSTLVYDPVAHWVWSDSGWLLKMNALDFAGGTVVHLISGIAGLAAAIVIGKRKGDVGLLTHPNNMTYTLLGSGLLWFGWFGFNAGSGLAVNGLAARAFLVTLIAPAAAGASWLLIEWLHTKKATALGAASGIVAGLVVITPASGYVGVQGAMIMGVLVSPICYMAILLKGKIKYDDTLDAFGIHGVGGAFGAILTGLFALELAEGMTLGNQMTAQIISVVATGFYSFVVSYILALVIEKTIGFRIEEDKEITGLDQEIHGEKGYDIR; encoded by the coding sequence ATGAAAATACAATTGGTCTTACGACCTTTGTTGGTATGTCTACTCTTCCTTTTACCGGGATTCCTAGCCGCAGAAGGGGAAATTCCAGCACCCGCTGCCATCGATAAATCAGACACGGCATGGATGTTGGTTTCGTCTGCATTTGTGTTTTTTATGATCCCAGGACTTGCCTTGTTCTATGGAGGTATCGTCCGATCCAAAAATGTTCTCTCCACTATGATGCATAGTTTTGTTGCCATCATCGTAATGACCTTGCAATGGACGATCTTCGGATATAGTTTTGCTTTTTCTGGAGATAACCCGTATATCGGAAATTTTGATTTAGTATTCTTGAATGGAATTGATATCGATTCGGTAAAAGGTTCGATCCCTACCTATGTACACTTTTTATTCCAAGGTATGTTTGCGATCATCACACCGGCCCTCATCTCAGGTGCGATAGCTGAAAGAATTAAACTCTCTGCCTATGTAGTTTTTATCATCGTCTGGTCAACGTTAGTTTATGACCCAGTGGCACATTGGGTTTGGTCTGATTCTGGTTGGTTATTAAAAATGAATGCTCTTGATTTTGCGGGAGGAACTGTTGTCCATTTGATCTCAGGGATTGCCGGACTTGCTGCAGCAATTGTCATCGGGAAACGAAAAGGTGATGTGGGGTTATTAACACATCCAAATAACATGACTTATACTCTACTGGGATCAGGTCTATTGTGGTTTGGTTGGTTTGGTTTCAACGCAGGTTCTGGTCTTGCTGTCAATGGGCTTGCTGCTAGAGCATTTTTAGTAACACTCATTGCACCTGCTGCTGCAGGCGCAAGTTGGTTACTCATCGAATGGTTACATACAAAAAAAGCAACTGCACTAGGTGCTGCTTCTGGAATCGTAGCTGGACTTGTAGTCATTACACCTGCTTCCGGTTATGTGGGTGTCCAAGGAGCAATGATAATGGGAGTTCTGGTTTCACCCATCTGTTATATGGCAATTCTACTAAAAGGAAAAATTAAATATGACGATACTCTCGATGCTTTCGGTATCCACGGTGTTGGTGGAGCCTTCGGTGCCATTCTCACTGGACTTTTTGCTTTAGAGTTAGCAGAAGGAATGACCTTAGGAAACCAAATGACTGCACAAATAATCAGCGTGGTTGCCACAGGTTTTTATTCCTTTGTAGTTTCTTACATACTTGCACTCGTAATCGAAAAGACAATTGGCTTTAGAATTGAAGAAGATAAAGAAATCACCGGACTCGACCAAGAAATCCATGGTGAAAAAGGATATGACATTAGGTAA
- a CDS encoding glutathione peroxidase, giving the protein MSDEFYNIKVKRGSEEVPLEQFKDKVLLIVNTASECGFTPQYKGLQETYDRWKGKGLEVLAFPCNQFGQQEPGSDAEIKLFCERTFSTTFPIFSKLEVNGPNTDPLYLHLKKQAPGIFGSLDIKWNFTKFLIDKNGNVVKRYAPITKPEDIEKDIEKLVKG; this is encoded by the coding sequence ATGTCAGATGAATTTTATAATATCAAGGTGAAACGAGGTTCCGAGGAAGTTCCGTTGGAGCAGTTTAAAGATAAAGTGCTTTTGATAGTGAATACGGCTAGCGAGTGTGGCTTCACTCCTCAGTACAAAGGCCTTCAAGAGACTTACGATCGCTGGAAAGGAAAAGGTTTGGAAGTATTGGCATTTCCGTGCAACCAGTTCGGACAACAAGAACCTGGATCTGACGCAGAAATCAAATTGTTTTGCGAGAGAACGTTTTCTACAACTTTTCCTATCTTTTCTAAACTAGAAGTGAATGGACCAAACACAGATCCACTCTACTTGCATTTAAAAAAACAAGCACCAGGAATTTTTGGCTCCTTGGACATCAAATGGAATTTCACAAAATTCTTAATTGATAAAAATGGAAACGTTGTTAAACGATACGCACCCATCACAAAACCGGAAGATATTGAAAAGGATATCGAAAAACTTGTCAAAGGTTAA
- the atpH gene encoding ATP synthase F1 subunit delta: protein MSLNQISKVYATALLELAQEANSLESTEEELSTLVDIFFSDESIRHYFLSPLVDPSEKVRTAEKSVQGKASEIVANFITLVVRKNRFLYLKDILEDYRTGVDRLKNRSSLRIVSKDSLGKEAVDRIIKSISSKFGREVRVTEHTDLNLIGGFKIYIDDFLIDASIRAKLAGIEEALLQKKIPVGAFE, encoded by the coding sequence ATGAGTCTGAACCAAATTTCAAAGGTTTACGCAACGGCACTTTTGGAGTTAGCTCAGGAAGCTAACTCGCTTGAGTCAACGGAAGAGGAACTTTCAACTTTAGTTGATATTTTCTTTTCCGATGAGTCAATCCGCCATTATTTCCTTTCTCCGTTAGTTGATCCTTCTGAGAAAGTAAGAACTGCTGAAAAGTCAGTTCAAGGGAAGGCATCGGAAATCGTTGCCAACTTCATTACACTTGTGGTTCGTAAGAATCGATTTCTATACCTCAAGGATATTTTGGAAGATTATAGAACAGGAGTGGACCGACTTAAAAATCGTAGTTCTCTCCGCATTGTTTCCAAAGATTCTCTTGGCAAAGAAGCTGTAGATCGAATCATCAAGTCTATCTCTTCCAAGTTCGGACGCGAAGTTCGTGTCACTGAACATACGGATCTTAACCTCATCGGTGGATTCAAAATCTATATAGACGACTTTTTAATCGACGCCTCGATCCGTGCAAAACTTGCCGGAATTGAAGAGGCTCTCCTCCAAAAGAAAATCCCAGTCGGAGCATTTGAATGA
- a CDS encoding F0F1 ATP synthase subunit B, with protein MAILAASGFNLLKVNPGLVIWTLVTFGVVVLVLKKFAWDKILHALEERASGIQGDINKAETLRVEAEKSLKEYKDQLFKATEEAHKIVDEAKKDAVALRTRLTDEAHNEVKGIKDSAIREIELAKGRALSEMQNQIVEMSVLIASEILEKQLKKEDYASFVEKEIAKLDKLKIK; from the coding sequence TTGGCTATCCTCGCGGCTTCCGGCTTCAATTTGCTGAAAGTCAATCCGGGTCTGGTCATCTGGACCCTGGTCACTTTCGGGGTTGTTGTCTTAGTTCTTAAAAAATTTGCATGGGACAAGATCCTTCATGCTCTCGAAGAACGTGCTTCCGGCATTCAAGGCGATATCAACAAAGCAGAAACCCTTCGTGTTGAAGCAGAAAAGTCTTTAAAAGAATACAAAGACCAACTCTTCAAAGCAACGGAAGAAGCGCATAAAATTGTAGATGAAGCTAAAAAGGATGCAGTTGCTCTCCGCACTCGTTTGACGGATGAAGCACACAACGAAGTAAAAGGCATTAAAGATAGCGCAATTCGAGAAATCGAACTAGCGAAAGGCAGAGCCTTATCAGAAATGCAAAACCAAATTGTGGAAATGTCCGTTCTCATCGCGAGTGAGATCTTGGAGAAACAATTAAAGAAGGAAGACTATGCTTCCTTTGTCGAAAAAGAGATCGCAAAACTCGATAAACTTAAAATCAAATGA